In Oscillatoria acuminata PCC 6304, a single window of DNA contains:
- a CDS encoding NAD-dependent epimerase/dehydratase family protein, whose amino-acid sequence MYSNYYRPKKRIFITGASGCIGHYLAEALIQETDHELFLLVRNPEKLRVDLEVRPGISIVQADMREIDKYGDLLKTMDMAILVATAWGGAQAVFDVNVLKTLRLLELLDPEVCEQVIYFSTASILDRNNELLRESGQMGTEYIRSKFDCLRRFTRLPIASRITTLYPTLVFGGDEQKPYSHVAAGMPEILKRINLIRFFKAEGSFHFIHARDIAKVVVHLVDNPPEPAGPFVLGNPAVTVNRAVEEICATLNKNIIFRIPLTGFLVDLFIKIFRVQMSSWDRFCLTYRHFTYKDPVTPATFGMTTEYPTLQDLVKTYNTVKLQRIEEIAQLPEETPGAYEENTDQTPRY is encoded by the coding sequence GTGTATTCAAATTACTATCGACCGAAAAAGCGTATTTTCATAACCGGCGCGAGTGGCTGTATTGGTCACTACCTGGCCGAGGCTCTCATTCAAGAAACTGACCATGAACTGTTTCTGTTGGTCAGAAACCCGGAGAAACTCCGAGTAGACTTAGAGGTTCGACCTGGTATTTCCATCGTGCAGGCAGATATGCGCGAAATTGATAAGTATGGGGATCTTCTCAAAACAATGGATATGGCGATTTTAGTCGCCACTGCCTGGGGAGGCGCACAGGCAGTTTTTGATGTTAATGTTCTCAAAACCCTGCGACTCTTAGAGCTTTTAGACCCGGAAGTTTGTGAACAGGTGATCTATTTTTCTACCGCCAGTATTCTGGATAGAAATAACGAATTACTCAGAGAATCAGGACAAATGGGAACGGAATATATCCGGTCTAAATTTGACTGTTTGCGCCGCTTTACTCGGTTGCCGATCGCCTCACGGATTACCACCTTATATCCAACCCTCGTCTTTGGGGGAGATGAACAAAAACCTTACTCCCACGTTGCTGCTGGAATGCCAGAAATCCTCAAACGGATTAATCTAATTCGCTTCTTTAAAGCCGAAGGCAGTTTTCACTTCATTCATGCTCGTGATATTGCAAAAGTTGTCGTTCATCTAGTAGACAATCCACCCGAACCCGCCGGACCTTTTGTATTAGGAAATCCAGCAGTCACCGTTAACCGGGCGGTAGAAGAAATCTGCGCCACCCTGAATAAAAATATTATCTTCCGCATTCCCTTAACTGGGTTTCTCGTCGATCTATTCATCAAAATTTTTCGGGTTCAAATGTCATCTTGGGACCGATTCTGTTTGACTTATCGCCATTTTACCTATAAGGACCCGGTGACTCCCGCCACCTTTGGCATGACGACGGAATATCCGACCCTGCAAGATTTGGTCAAGACTTACAATACAGTAAAATTGCAAAGGATTGAAGAAATTGCACAGTTACCCGAAGAAACTCCTGGTGCCTACGAAGAGAATACGGATCAGACTCCACGATATTAA
- the hemE gene encoding uroporphyrinogen decarboxylase → MAGSSPVPYLLRAARGEKLERPPVWMMRQAGRYMKVYRDLRDKYPSFRERSENPEIAIEISLQPWRAFQPDGVILFSDILTPLPGIGIPFDIIESRGPIIDPPIRTQEQIDKLYPLEPEETMPFIRPILETLRQEVGTASTVLGFVGAPWTLAAYAIEGKSSKDYTVIKGMAFREPAMLHSFLAKIADAIARYACYQIDCGAQVVQMFDSWAGQLSPQDYETFAMPYQKQVVEQVKAAHPETPMILYINGSSGILERMAMSGVDIVSVDWTVDMAEARKRLGANMGVQGNIDPCALFGSHDFIRDRILDTIRKAGNQGHILNLGHGVLQGTPEENVAFFFETAKQADKLLAVHS, encoded by the coding sequence ATGGCTGGTTCTAGCCCAGTTCCTTATCTACTAAGAGCAGCGCGTGGGGAAAAATTAGAGCGTCCCCCTGTTTGGATGATGCGCCAAGCGGGGCGCTATATGAAGGTTTATCGAGATCTGCGCGATAAATACCCCTCGTTTCGGGAACGTTCGGAAAATCCGGAGATTGCGATCGAAATCTCTCTGCAACCCTGGCGGGCGTTTCAGCCGGATGGGGTGATTCTGTTCTCGGATATCCTGACTCCCTTGCCGGGAATTGGCATTCCTTTCGACATTATCGAAAGTCGAGGACCGATTATTGACCCCCCGATTCGGACTCAGGAACAGATTGATAAGCTGTATCCCCTGGAACCCGAGGAGACGATGCCGTTTATTCGTCCGATTCTGGAGACGTTACGCCAGGAAGTGGGGACGGCATCCACGGTGTTGGGGTTTGTGGGTGCGCCTTGGACTCTGGCGGCTTATGCGATCGAGGGTAAGTCTTCTAAGGACTATACCGTGATTAAGGGTATGGCTTTTAGAGAACCGGCGATGTTGCATTCGTTTTTGGCAAAAATTGCTGATGCGATCGCCCGTTATGCCTGCTATCAAATCGATTGCGGTGCTCAGGTGGTCCAAATGTTTGACTCCTGGGCGGGTCAACTGAGTCCCCAAGATTACGAAACCTTTGCCATGCCTTATCAAAAACAGGTGGTGGAACAGGTGAAGGCAGCACACCCGGAAACTCCCATGATTCTGTACATTAATGGCAGTTCGGGGATTCTGGAACGGATGGCGATGTCGGGCGTCGATATCGTGAGCGTAGATTGGACCGTCGATATGGCTGAGGCGCGCAAGCGACTAGGTGCAAATATGGGTGTCCAAGGGAATATCGACCCCTGTGCCTTATTTGGGTCCCATGATTTCATCCGCGATCGCATCCTGGATACGATTCGCAAAGCTGGCAACCAAGGTCATATCTTGAATCTGGGTCATGGTGTTTTACAAGGCACCCCCGAGGAAAATGTGGCATTCTTCTTTGAAACAGCAAAGCAGGCGGATAAATTATTAGCGGTTCACAGCTAA
- a CDS encoding site-specific DNA-methyltransferase: MMQLQLFKTLESAKRGKNERSGIYKWHSYYAGYSEKFVTSAIDYLNLNYNHILLDPWNGSGTTGVVASNFGISTLGLDINPVMNIFSAAKSPYLRSQKPILDQLSHEICQTYSQMISEGNPLTEDPLLELMPASLCQGIRLLYFSIEASQYPDYPLSEPLVQLLPIQKHRTSNPFQSFFHAALFIMTRELMGWQKSSNPTWFKPNNSQLHPDYSLEQIRDKFRTTIQGMLADLEAYLNTNQSQVFHLPITMDSRGIAMTDNSIDGIITSPPYLTRIDYAISTKPELLILRDSNYLRKLREQMMGTPVIVDKTIQINPIWGKTCGRLLENILTHPSKAAASYYFHTQTQYFQDVEKSLREIIRVLKPKSKALIVVQSSYFKEHEIPLGEIYVKMIQNLGSSSQIIKREPVRGHLASINSKSNQYKPNKVYYENVVLLEK, translated from the coding sequence ATGATGCAATTACAGTTATTCAAAACCTTAGAAAGTGCCAAACGGGGAAAAAATGAACGCTCTGGTATTTATAAATGGCATTCCTATTATGCCGGTTACAGTGAAAAATTTGTCACCTCTGCTATTGACTACTTAAATCTAAATTATAATCACATCCTCCTCGACCCTTGGAATGGGAGTGGCACCACGGGTGTTGTCGCCAGCAATTTTGGGATATCTACTTTGGGATTAGACATTAATCCAGTCATGAATATCTTTTCAGCAGCCAAGAGTCCCTATCTCAGAAGTCAAAAACCCATCCTGGATCAGTTATCCCATGAGATTTGTCAAACCTATAGCCAGATGATATCTGAAGGCAATCCATTAACTGAAGACCCTTTACTAGAGTTAATGCCTGCTAGTTTATGCCAAGGGATTCGCCTGCTGTATTTCAGTATCGAAGCCAGTCAATATCCAGATTATCCCCTATCCGAACCCTTGGTCCAATTATTACCAATCCAGAAGCACCGGACGAGCAATCCATTTCAATCTTTTTTTCACGCCGCCCTGTTTATCATGACCCGAGAGTTGATGGGATGGCAGAAATCCTCAAATCCCACTTGGTTTAAGCCCAACAATTCTCAACTCCATCCCGACTATTCCTTAGAACAGATTCGGGATAAATTCAGGACAACCATTCAAGGGATGTTAGCCGACTTAGAAGCCTATCTAAATACAAATCAATCCCAAGTTTTCCATTTGCCAATCACAATGGATTCTCGGGGAATTGCCATGACCGATAATTCTATTGATGGAATTATCACGTCTCCCCCTTACTTGACTCGCATTGATTATGCCATTTCAACCAAACCCGAACTGCTGATTTTGCGAGACTCAAATTATTTGAGAAAACTCAGAGAGCAAATGATGGGAACTCCGGTAATTGTCGATAAAACTATCCAAATTAATCCAATTTGGGGTAAAACTTGTGGACGGTTACTCGAAAATATTTTAACTCATCCTAGTAAAGCGGCTGCTTCTTATTATTTTCATACACAAACCCAATATTTTCAAGATGTAGAAAAATCGTTGCGCGAAATCATTCGGGTACTAAAACCCAAATCTAAAGCGCTGATAGTGGTTCAATCGTCTTACTTTAAAGAACACGAAATTCCGTTGGGCGAGATTTACGTCAAAATGATTCAAAATTTAGGAAGCTCTAGCCAAATCATCAAAAGAGAACCTGTTCGAGGCCATTTAGCCTCTATTAATAGTAAATCTAATCAATACAAGCCGAATAAAGTGTATTATGAAAATGTGGTTTTGCTAGAAAAATGA
- a CDS encoding PaeR7I family type II restriction endonuclease: MIQLNNLNENIREAVSHFWLTRDEQLKKQKMSIKQDYGARSAVTGGKQMAAFERLATQIALDAGIPESSIFWTSRLELPGYFRPEKKWDLLIVDQGTLVAAVEFKSQVGPSFGNNFNNRAEEAIGTAQDLWIAYREGVFGEQQQPWLGYLFILEDCDKTQVPVTAKQPHFKVSPDFMNASYAKRYEILLTKLVRERYYTSACLILSKKPQNIDDIHYSEPREILRSQVFFTTFAAHLEAYVILKNN; encoded by the coding sequence ATGATTCAACTCAATAACTTAAACGAAAATATTCGTGAAGCCGTTTCTCATTTTTGGTTAACAAGGGACGAACAACTGAAAAAGCAAAAAATGTCTATTAAACAAGATTATGGAGCGCGAAGTGCCGTTACGGGTGGGAAGCAAATGGCTGCTTTTGAAAGGTTGGCTACACAAATAGCGTTAGATGCTGGCATTCCTGAAAGCTCTATTTTTTGGACAAGCCGACTAGAACTTCCTGGTTATTTTCGCCCTGAAAAAAAATGGGACTTGTTAATCGTTGATCAGGGAACATTGGTGGCGGCTGTGGAATTCAAATCCCAGGTAGGTCCTTCCTTTGGTAATAATTTTAATAATCGTGCTGAGGAAGCGATCGGGACTGCTCAAGATTTATGGATCGCATATCGCGAAGGAGTTTTTGGAGAGCAACAGCAGCCGTGGCTCGGATACTTATTTATTTTAGAAGATTGTGATAAAACCCAAGTACCTGTCACAGCAAAGCAACCTCATTTTAAGGTATCTCCGGATTTTATGAATGCTTCTTATGCCAAGAGATATGAAATTTTATTAACTAAATTGGTGCGGGAAAGATACTATACTTCTGCCTGCTTAATTCTCTCGAAAAAGCCCCAAAATATAGATGACATCCATTATTCTGAACCTCGGGAAATTTTGAGAAGCCAAGTATTTTTTACCACCTTTGCCGCTCATCTGGAAGCGTATGTCATATTAAAAAATAATTAA
- a CDS encoding helix-turn-helix transcriptional regulator, with amino-acid sequence MTQPIVNQHQPNFVSPPGETLLETLQEREILVEELAAKMGISKVAIASLISGNTPITPEISLQLEQFLGIPAHFWKNRERHYREFVARSQSQAIAD; translated from the coding sequence ATGACCCAACCCATTGTCAATCAACATCAACCTAACTTCGTGTCGCCTCCAGGGGAAACTTTGCTGGAGACGTTGCAGGAACGCGAGATTCTAGTCGAAGAATTAGCGGCAAAAATGGGGATTTCTAAAGTTGCGATCGCCTCTCTAATCAGCGGCAACACTCCCATTACCCCAGAAATTTCCCTCCAGTTAGAGCAATTTTTAGGGATACCGGCTCATTTTTGGAAGAATCGCGAACGCCATTATCGAGAGTTTGTAGCCCGATCGCAATCCCAGGCGATCGCAGATTAG
- a CDS encoding DUF4347 domain-containing protein, producing MAFLLSESTSPLYPIGENTSPTEILFADPTVTGYETLIASTPAELQVVVLDPNRDAIAQISEILSHQKQPLAGLHILSHAQSGMLHLGNRVLTAETLPEAEIFQWAKSLTPDADILLYGCNLAADLGGFVDRLAAITGADIAASDNLTGSAALGGDWELEARTGPIEVQIPFSAEAIGAYRGILAPTDLFISEYVEGSSNNKALEFYNGTGSAIDLAAGGYSVAMYFNGSSTAGLTINLTGTVDPGSTFVLAHNMADPAIVPNQTNGNGWFNGNDAIVLRKNDIILDAIGQIGVNPGTAWSGGGVSTLDRTLRRKSTITTGDTNPNNPFNPSLEWIGFPPNTFNGLGSHNAAPPITLFSGNLNYIENQGFTLLDPSATATDPDLTNFSNGTLRINFTSGATTDDILMIRNEGSSAGQIGAGIDSPGLNLIAYSGVPFATFTGGTQGNPLTINVGTDFATDAAITALMRNIIYGNISDNPLPGDRTVQFQLTDTLGLASSPATKTINFTTANDAPIIAVPGASFNLYDGTGTPNPQGFEYRTLPSLPIATTQNGPNLNTSASALDYAGYIARPDRIPLLDRNTGYTIDFTAQILAENHATATADKNGDGIGDRAGFSLIAISSDGEKGIEIGFWEDTIWVQEEGTAEPPPNTNTLFTHTLKPGESVGFDTQSNPVNYQLEVLGETYELLANGNLVMSGNLRNYTSASLPSFLPENPYTTPNFIFFGDNTPSASANFNLSAVSVTTGSSLPPLSVDEDMPLVIPGMSVADVDAGTNDIIVTLTVNQGTLTVNSGVTGGLAAANITDNGTNNVTLTGTISQINQVLADATGLLYQGLPNFNGTDTLTVVANDSGNSGTGGPLTDTKTVNITVNPVNDAPVLTLPTNQVVDQSINLSIPGINVADVDAGTQPLQVNLSVNQGFLTLNNFFNLTFVNGDGSGDQTMSFTGTLAEINSALSILNYQSGANYSGTDTINITVNDLGNMGTGGPLEVGGNISITVNSKGVLTLNEHSVSQILDQFPPASTSVPDSTVWHRFRLSAVHEPIITNNLTFGVTATGIGNTNISNLQLIADVNHNGIYDLGDFPVGTMETPLDITDGIRVSSFTVPIGDHNYLLIGGLNGLQEDSSLSVGLNSSNIVAANGNAIAISANGTVTQAAHLVEAIISEEIPPEDNPEEIPPEDNPEEIPPEDNSEEIPPEDNSEEIPPEDNSGNIPPEDNSGNIPPEDNPEEIPPEDNSENIPPEDNPEEIPSEDNSGNIPPENNSGNIPPEDNSGNIPPEDNSGMIPPVMVGGGESNGSLPWETDTVGEDGKPCLDMNLPESPKFLTVGGDNRTETIAIGSEDGDLLIGGYGNDALVGSGGDDQLYGEDGDDHLYGGDGNDMMRGGIGSEVENTPGDADRLEGGTGNDELHGNQGNDTIFAGQGDDTVYGGKDEDLIWGDRGSDILYGNKGSDTLFGGTWTEFALPSDRGDILYGNEGDDYLSGNEGNDTIYSGQGNDIAWGGADHDLIYGDRGSDTLLGDAGNDTIYGGPSDPSLADQDGDDYISGGSGDDFINGNQGDDIICGADGDDTLHGGKGNDFLTGGSGNDLLIGDQGDDILCGGDGDDTLIGGSGSDRFIVGNGRGTTTIADFESGIDQLMLARHLTWGQLSIQSQGGVTTISSGGKVIAIVQGVTHLTAEDFGLTGV from the coding sequence ATGGCGTTTTTGCTCTCGGAATCTACCAGTCCCCTCTATCCCATCGGGGAAAACACCTCTCCCACAGAAATTCTGTTTGCTGACCCTACTGTAACTGGATATGAAACCCTCATCGCCAGTACCCCGGCTGAATTACAAGTTGTGGTGTTAGACCCCAACCGTGATGCGATCGCCCAAATTAGTGAGATTCTCTCCCACCAAAAACAACCCCTGGCGGGTCTGCATATTCTCTCCCACGCCCAATCCGGGATGTTACACCTGGGTAACAGGGTTTTAACCGCCGAAACTCTCCCAGAAGCCGAAATCTTCCAATGGGCCAAGTCTCTCACCCCTGATGCGGATATCCTACTCTACGGGTGCAATCTCGCCGCTGACTTGGGAGGATTTGTCGATCGCCTCGCAGCCATCACCGGGGCTGATATTGCCGCCAGCGATAACCTAACAGGTAGCGCCGCTTTGGGGGGAGACTGGGAACTGGAAGCGCGTACAGGTCCAATTGAAGTGCAAATCCCCTTTTCTGCGGAGGCGATCGGCGCTTACCGGGGTATCCTCGCCCCCACCGACCTTTTTATCTCTGAATATGTCGAAGGCAGCAGCAACAACAAAGCTCTAGAATTTTACAACGGCACTGGCAGCGCGATCGACCTAGCTGCCGGTGGCTATTCTGTCGCAATGTATTTTAACGGGAGTAGCACGGCTGGACTCACTATCAATCTTACCGGCACTGTCGATCCGGGCAGTACCTTTGTCCTCGCCCACAACATGGCAGACCCTGCCATTGTGCCAAACCAAACCAATGGCAACGGCTGGTTTAACGGCAATGATGCCATAGTCCTGCGGAAAAACGACATAATTCTGGACGCGATCGGACAAATTGGTGTTAATCCCGGTACAGCCTGGTCTGGGGGAGGGGTGAGTACCCTAGATAGAACCCTGCGCCGGAAAAGCACCATCACCACTGGAGATACCAACCCTAACAATCCCTTCAACCCCAGCCTAGAGTGGATTGGATTTCCTCCAAATACTTTTAACGGATTAGGTTCTCATAATGCAGCCCCCCCAATCACCCTCTTCAGTGGCAATCTCAACTATATCGAGAACCAAGGTTTTACCCTTCTTGACCCCAGCGCCACTGCCACAGATCCTGACTTAACGAACTTCAGTAACGGCACTCTCAGGATTAACTTTACCTCGGGTGCCACGACCGATGATATTTTGATGATTAGAAATGAAGGCAGCAGTGCAGGGCAAATTGGTGCGGGCATTGATTCTCCAGGACTTAACCTCATCGCTTACAGTGGCGTACCCTTTGCCACCTTCACCGGCGGGACTCAAGGGAACCCTCTGACTATTAATGTAGGCACGGATTTTGCTACGGATGCCGCAATTACTGCCTTGATGCGGAATATTATTTATGGCAATATTTCTGACAATCCTTTACCGGGCGATCGCACGGTCCAATTTCAACTCACTGATACCCTGGGTCTAGCCAGTAGTCCCGCAACTAAAACCATCAATTTCACCACGGCGAACGATGCCCCCATCATAGCCGTTCCCGGTGCATCTTTTAACCTTTATGATGGCACTGGTACCCCAAATCCTCAAGGCTTTGAGTACCGCACCTTACCCTCTCTTCCGATCGCCACAACCCAAAACGGACCCAATCTAAATACCAGCGCAAGTGCTTTGGATTACGCCGGTTATATTGCCCGACCTGACCGGATCCCCCTGCTAGATAGAAATACCGGCTACACCATCGACTTTACGGCCCAAATTCTGGCGGAAAACCATGCAACTGCCACAGCCGACAAAAATGGTGATGGCATTGGCGATCGCGCCGGGTTCAGCCTAATCGCCATCAGCAGCGATGGAGAAAAAGGCATAGAAATCGGGTTTTGGGAAGATACAATCTGGGTCCAAGAAGAAGGTACTGCCGAACCTCCCCCCAACACGAATACTCTATTCACCCACACCCTTAAACCAGGCGAAAGCGTCGGTTTTGATACCCAATCCAATCCAGTTAACTATCAGTTAGAGGTGTTGGGAGAGACTTACGAACTTCTTGCCAATGGCAACCTGGTAATGAGTGGTAACCTTCGGAACTACACCAGCGCTAGTCTCCCAAGTTTTCTCCCAGAAAACCCTTACACTACACCCAACTTTATTTTTTTTGGGGACAATACACCTAGTGCCAGCGCTAACTTTAATCTATCGGCAGTTTCTGTCACAACCGGCAGCAGTTTACCACCTTTATCCGTGGATGAAGATATGCCATTGGTGATTCCTGGAATGAGCGTCGCCGATGTAGATGCAGGAACTAATGATATCATCGTCACCCTAACAGTTAATCAGGGCACTCTCACGGTCAACTCGGGAGTAACTGGGGGTCTAGCAGCGGCAAATATCACCGATAATGGCACAAATAACGTAACCCTCACCGGGACAATCAGCCAAATTAATCAAGTTCTAGCCGATGCAACGGGTCTACTCTATCAGGGTTTACCTAATTTTAATGGCACTGATACCCTCACCGTTGTTGCCAATGATAGCGGTAACAGCGGTACAGGAGGTCCGCTTACTGATACGAAAACCGTCAATATTACTGTAAATCCGGTCAATGATGCGCCAGTTTTGACCCTGCCGACTAACCAAGTGGTTGATCAAAGCATAAATTTATCGATTCCAGGAATTAACGTCGCTGATGTGGATGCCGGGACCCAACCCCTGCAAGTGAATTTATCGGTTAACCAGGGTTTTCTGACTTTAAATAATTTCTTCAATCTGACCTTTGTCAACGGTGATGGAAGTGGGGATCAGACAATGAGTTTTACCGGAACTCTAGCAGAAATTAACAGTGCTTTGAGTATCCTAAATTATCAAAGTGGTGCGAATTACTCCGGGACGGATACGATTAATATTACGGTGAATGATTTGGGCAATATGGGTACAGGCGGCCCCCTAGAAGTTGGGGGGAATATCTCAATAACCGTCAACTCGAAAGGGGTACTCACCCTGAACGAACATTCCGTCAGTCAAATATTAGACCAGTTTCCTCCTGCCTCTACTTCTGTCCCTGATAGTACAGTTTGGCATCGGTTCCGTCTGAGTGCAGTTCATGAACCCATTATCACCAATAATCTGACTTTTGGAGTCACTGCTACAGGGATTGGAAACACCAATATTAGCAATTTGCAGCTTATTGCCGATGTTAATCATAACGGTATTTATGACCTGGGAGACTTTCCCGTGGGAACGATGGAAACCCCTCTGGATATTACCGATGGGATTCGGGTGAGTTCCTTTACTGTGCCAATCGGAGATCACAATTATTTGCTGATCGGAGGGTTGAACGGGCTACAAGAAGATTCTAGTCTTTCTGTTGGTTTGAACAGCAGCAATATTGTAGCGGCCAATGGTAACGCGATCGCTATCTCTGCTAATGGTACGGTGACCCAGGCAGCGCATCTCGTGGAGGCGATCATTTCAGAAGAAATTCCACCAGAAGATAATCCAGAAGAAATTCCACCAGAAGATAATCCAGAAGAAATTCCACCAGAAGATAATTCAGAAGAGATTCCACCGGAAGATAATTCAGAAGAGATTCCACCGGAAGATAATTCGGGAAATATCCCACCAGAAGATAATTCGGGAAATATCCCACCAGAAGATAATCCAGAAGAAATTCCACCGGAAGATAACTCGGAAAATATCCCACCAGAAGATAATCCAGAAGAAATTCCATCGGAAGATAACTCGGGAAATATCCCACCGGAAAATAATTCGGGAAATATCCCACCGGAAGATAATTCGGGAAATATCCCACCGGAAGATAATTCGGGGATGATTCCCCCTGTCATGGTTGGGGGAGGTGAAAGTAATGGATCACTGCCTTGGGAAACCGATACTGTTGGGGAAGATGGGAAACCTTGTCTTGACATGAATCTTCCGGAGTCACCCAAATTCTTGACAGTGGGGGGAGATAACAGAACCGAGACGATCGCAATTGGCAGCGAAGATGGGGATCTGTTAATCGGGGGTTATGGCAATGATGCACTGGTTGGTAGCGGTGGGGATGATCAATTGTATGGCGAAGATGGGGATGATCACCTGTACGGAGGGGATGGCAATGATATGATGCGCGGGGGGATAGGAAGCGAAGTAGAAAATACCCCGGGAGATGCCGATCGCCTAGAGGGTGGCACAGGCAATGACGAACTCCACGGCAATCAAGGAAATGATACTATCTTTGCCGGTCAAGGAGATGATACCGTCTATGGTGGCAAGGATGAGGATTTAATTTGGGGCGATCGCGGCAGTGATATCCTCTATGGTAATAAAGGCAGTGATACCCTCTTTGGCGGTACCTGGACTGAATTTGCATTGCCAAGCGATCGCGGAGATATCCTCTATGGCAACGAAGGGGATGACTACCTCAGCGGCAATGAAGGCAATGATACCATCTACAGCGGCCAGGGTAATGATATCGCCTGGGGAGGAGCAGATCACGATCTAATTTATGGCGATCGCGGCAGTGATACCCTCCTCGGCGATGCAGGCAACGATACCATCTATGGCGGTCCCTCGGACCCTTCCCTGGCAGATCAAGATGGAGACGACTACATCAGTGGAGGATCGGGAGATGACTTCATCAACGGCAATCAGGGGGATGATATCATCTGTGGCGCAGACGGAGACGACACCCTCCACGGTGGAAAGGGGAATGATTTTCTCACTGGAGGTAGCGGCAACGATCTCCTAATTGGCGATCAAGGTGATGATATCCTCTGTGGCGGGGATGGAGATGACACTTTAATCGGCGGCAGTGGCAGCGATCGCTTTATAGTTGGAAATGGACGAGGGACGACAACGATCGCCGACTTTGAATCAGGCATTGATCAACTGATGTTAGCCCGTCATCTAACCTGGGGTCAACTCTCTATCCAGTCCCAAGGGGGAGTCACCACCATCAGCAGTGGCGGTAAAGTGATTGCCATCGTCCAAGGAGTCACCCACCTCACCGCCGAAGATTTTGGCTTAACTGGAGTGTAG
- a CDS encoding S66 peptidase family protein yields MVSKMGGLNLNRVVPPALKPGDLLRAIAPSGGLRELSAFEKGLDIWRSRGYRVELTAGYDNSWGYLAGTDRDRRQQLAIAWQDPDCRAILCIRGGYGGARILEDWTWTPEATPPKWVIGFSDITSLLWSLSKTGIVGVHGPLLTTIAAEPDWTISRLFDLVEGKAIPPLQGNGWGNGTATGYLLPANLTVATHLLGTPAQPLLDGVILAFEDVGEAPYRIDRMLTQWRMMGAFTGVRGIALGRFSQCDTVASKSSFTVSEVLRDRLVDLDIPIVADLPFGHDGENAALPVGVPVELDGDKGSLRILVG; encoded by the coding sequence ATGGTATCGAAAATGGGGGGGTTAAATTTGAATCGAGTTGTGCCTCCGGCATTAAAACCGGGGGATTTGTTGCGCGCAATTGCCCCCAGTGGGGGTCTACGAGAGTTGTCGGCATTTGAAAAAGGGCTAGATATTTGGCGATCGCGCGGGTATCGCGTGGAACTGACTGCCGGTTATGACAACAGTTGGGGATATTTGGCAGGCACCGATCGCGATCGGCGTCAACAACTGGCGATCGCATGGCAGGACCCAGACTGTCGCGCCATCCTCTGCATCCGAGGCGGATATGGAGGGGCCAGGATTTTAGAAGATTGGACCTGGACCCCAGAAGCGACCCCGCCCAAATGGGTAATCGGATTTTCTGACATTACCAGTTTGTTATGGAGTCTGAGTAAAACTGGCATAGTAGGAGTGCATGGTCCCCTCCTGACGACGATCGCCGCTGAACCCGATTGGACCATTTCCCGGTTATTTGATTTAGTCGAAGGCAAGGCAATCCCCCCTCTCCAAGGCAACGGATGGGGAAATGGCACCGCCACGGGATATTTACTCCCCGCCAATCTCACCGTTGCCACCCACCTTTTAGGCACTCCCGCGCAACCGTTATTAGATGGAGTAATTTTAGCCTTTGAGGATGTAGGAGAAGCCCCCTATCGCATCGATCGGATGCTGACTCAATGGCGGATGATGGGTGCATTCACTGGCGTGAGGGGAATTGCATTAGGCAGATTTAGCCAATGTGATACGGTAGCCAGTAAGTCCAGTTTTACTGTTAGCGAAGTCTTGCGCGATCGCCTAGTAGACTTAGACATTCCCATTGTTGCAGATTTACCCTTCGGACATGATGGCGAAAATGCCGCCTTGCCTGTAGGTGTCCCGGTGGAGTTAGATGGGGATAAGGGGAGTTTAAGAATTTTAGTGGGTTAA